A DNA window from Engraulis encrasicolus isolate BLACKSEA-1 chromosome 3, IST_EnEncr_1.0, whole genome shotgun sequence contains the following coding sequences:
- the LOC134445314 gene encoding uncharacterized protein LOC134445314 has product MAFCPKTFNQSGSWIGAGPHTRSERVFSHLNSAEEMDMASHWRPQSEHPYKYVRATRFSSSKYWKEHQKEHATSQEQQYHGMTNLPTSAPQTLRFVGNLIHPQSTSARGNRASTEPLVTPVRKDISFVEPTLPNMASTCPSNMTNLIPTTDGSAAVLSQLGRLTFVGNVNLPAEVFHGQQNIIGLKPAQSPGIMTHGGLAVPRVDAMSSTSAAPASLSHGAFGGAPTAHSQTAGFHYSREELLKMINLHGEMMAKYRELRGKAENIEKLMRQSVCPAEHQGKTESIQGRSWKEEAKASDDLTGDIVLPEDAMEKLEAIPGILDLAREMGFLTMC; this is encoded by the exons ATGGCTTTTTGTCCGAAAACTTTCAACCAGAGTGGATCATGGATTGGGGCTGGACCCCATACTCGTTCTGAGCGAGTCTTTTCCCATCTCAACTCTGCTGAAGAAATGGACATGGCCTCTCATTGGAGACCCCAGTCTGAGCACCCATACAAATATGTGCGGGCAACGCGGTTTTCTTCCA GCAAGTACTGGAAGGAGCACCAAAAGGAGCACGCCACTTCCCAGGAGCAGCAGTACCATGGTATGACCAACCTGCCAACTTCAGCACCTCAGACCCTGAGATTTGTGGGCAACTTGATCCATCCTCAGTCCACCAGTGCCAGAGGTAATCGGGCCTCCACCGAACCTTTGGTGACTCCGGTGAGGAAGGACATTTCCTTTGTGGAGCCTACTCTTCCCAATATGGCTTCAACCTGCCCATCTAACATGACCAACCTCATCCCTACAACTGATGGCTCAGCTGCTGTGCTGAGCCAGCTTGGACGCCTAACGTTTGTGGGGAATGTCAATCTGCCTGCAGAGGTTTTTCATGGTCAGCAGAACATCATAGGCCTCAAGCCAGCCCAGTCGCCTGGCATCATGACCCACGGAGGACTAGCGGTTCCAAGGGTCGACGCCATGTCTTCCACATCTGCAGCTCCTGCGAGCCTCTCCCATGGGGCCTTTGGTGGAGCCCCTACCGCTCACTCTCAGACCGCTGGCTTTCACTACAGCAGAGAGGAACTTCTGAAGATGATCAATCTCCATGGTGAAATGATGGCCAAGTACAGAGAGCTGAGGGGCAAGGCTGAGAATATCGAAAAGCTGATGAGGCAGTCAGTGTGCCCTGCCGAGCATCAGGGGAAGACAGAGAGCATCCAAGGCAGGAGCTGGAAAGAAGAGGCAAAGGCATCGGATGATCTCACTGGGGATATTGTTCTTCCTGAGGATGCCATGGAGAAACTTGAGGCTATTCCTGGCATTTTGGACTTGGCAAGAGAGATGGGCTTCCTGACTATGTGCTAA